Proteins found in one Rhinolophus ferrumequinum isolate MPI-CBG mRhiFer1 chromosome 9, mRhiFer1_v1.p, whole genome shotgun sequence genomic segment:
- the HEYL gene encoding hairy/enhancer-of-split related with YRPW motif-like protein isoform X3, with amino-acid sequence MARPLSTPSPSQMQARKKRRGIIEKRRRDRINSSLSELRRLVPTAFEKQGSSKLEKAEVLQMTVDHLKMLHATGGTGFFDARALAVDFRSIGFRECLTEVIRYLGVLEGPSSRADPVRIRLLSHLNSYAAEMEPSPSPSGPLAFPAWPWSFFHSCPGLSAPSSQLSILGRAPGPILPSASSLAYPIPALRTTPVRRAAGTILPTRRNLLPSRGASSTRRARPLERPAVPLPMASSGRAGRSSHMAPLLRSSPTPSGVVGSPAYTGIPASKPSSPGPAGRPTGAVLCHSWVSEITEVGAF; translated from the exons ATGGCCAGGCCACTGTCCACCCCCAGCCCTTCACAgatgcaagccaggaagaaacGCAGAGGG ATCATAGAGAAACGGCGTCGGGATCGCATCAACAGCAGCCTTTCTGAATTGCGGCGCTTGGTCCCCACTGCCTTTGAGAAGCAG GGCTCCTCCAAGCTGGAGAAAGCTGAGGTTCTGCAGATGACGGTAGATCACTTGAAAATGCTCCACGCCACAGGTGGGACAG GATTCTTTGATGCCCGAGCCCTGGCAGTTGACTTCCGGAGCATCGGTTTCCGGGAGTGCCTCACCGAGGTCATCAGGTACCTGGGGGTCCTGGAAGGGCCCAGCAGCCGTGCGGACCCCGTCCGGATTCGCCTTCTCTCCCACCTTAACAGCTATGCGGCGGAGATGGAGCCTTCGCCCTCACCCTCTGGCCCCCTGGCCTTTCCTGCCTGGCCCTGGTCCTTCTTCCACAGCTGCCCAGGGCTGTCAGCCCCAAGCAGCCAGCTTTCCATCTTAGGAAGAGCGCCCGGCCCTATTCTCCCCAGCGCCTCCTCTCTTGCTTATCCCATCCCAGCTCTCCGAACCACTCCTGTGCGCAGAGCCGCTGGCACCATCCTGCCAACCCGGAGGAATTTGCTGCCTAGTCGAGGGGCATCTTCCACCCGGAGGGCCCGCCCTCTGGAGAGGCCAGCTGTCCCTCTGCCTATGGCCTCCAGCGGCAGAGCTGGCAGGAGCAGCCACATGGCACCCCTCCTGCGGTCTTCCCCCACGCCCTCTGGTGTTGTGGGGTCCCCTGCTTACACAGGTATTCCTGCCTCCAAGCCCTCTTCCCCAGGGCCAGCCGGGAGGCCCACAGGAGCTGTGCTCTGCCATTCCTGGGTCTCTGAAATCACAGAAGTCGGGGCTTTCTGA
- the HEYL gene encoding hairy/enhancer-of-split related with YRPW motif-like protein isoform X1: MKRPREPSGSDGESDGPIDVGCEGELSQMARPLSTPSPSQMQARKKRRGIIEKRRRDRINSSLSELRRLVPTAFEKQGSSKLEKAEVLQMTVDHLKMLHATGGTGFFDARALAVDFRSIGFRECLTEVIRYLGVLEGPSSRADPVRIRLLSHLNSYAAEMEPSPSPSGPLAFPAWPWSFFHSCPGLSAPSSQLSILGRAPGPILPSASSLAYPIPALRTTPVRRAAGTILPTRRNLLPSRGASSTRRARPLERPAVPLPMASSGRAGRSSHMAPLLRSSPTPSGVVGSPAYTGIPASKPSSPGPAGRPTGAVLCHSWVSEITEVGAF; encoded by the exons ccAGATGGCCAGGCCACTGTCCACCCCCAGCCCTTCACAgatgcaagccaggaagaaacGCAGAGGG ATCATAGAGAAACGGCGTCGGGATCGCATCAACAGCAGCCTTTCTGAATTGCGGCGCTTGGTCCCCACTGCCTTTGAGAAGCAG GGCTCCTCCAAGCTGGAGAAAGCTGAGGTTCTGCAGATGACGGTAGATCACTTGAAAATGCTCCACGCCACAGGTGGGACAG GATTCTTTGATGCCCGAGCCCTGGCAGTTGACTTCCGGAGCATCGGTTTCCGGGAGTGCCTCACCGAGGTCATCAGGTACCTGGGGGTCCTGGAAGGGCCCAGCAGCCGTGCGGACCCCGTCCGGATTCGCCTTCTCTCCCACCTTAACAGCTATGCGGCGGAGATGGAGCCTTCGCCCTCACCCTCTGGCCCCCTGGCCTTTCCTGCCTGGCCCTGGTCCTTCTTCCACAGCTGCCCAGGGCTGTCAGCCCCAAGCAGCCAGCTTTCCATCTTAGGAAGAGCGCCCGGCCCTATTCTCCCCAGCGCCTCCTCTCTTGCTTATCCCATCCCAGCTCTCCGAACCACTCCTGTGCGCAGAGCCGCTGGCACCATCCTGCCAACCCGGAGGAATTTGCTGCCTAGTCGAGGGGCATCTTCCACCCGGAGGGCCCGCCCTCTGGAGAGGCCAGCTGTCCCTCTGCCTATGGCCTCCAGCGGCAGAGCTGGCAGGAGCAGCCACATGGCACCCCTCCTGCGGTCTTCCCCCACGCCCTCTGGTGTTGTGGGGTCCCCTGCTTACACAGGTATTCCTGCCTCCAAGCCCTCTTCCCCAGGGCCAGCCGGGAGGCCCACAGGAGCTGTGCTCTGCCATTCCTGGGTCTCTGAAATCACAGAAGTCGGGGCTTTCTGA
- the HEYL gene encoding hairy/enhancer-of-split related with YRPW motif-like protein isoform X2, with amino-acid sequence MKRPREPSGSDGESDGPIDVGCEGELSQMARPLSTPSPSQMQARKKRRGIIEKRRRDRINSSLSELRRLVPTAFEKQGSSKLEKAEVLQMTVDHLKMLHATGFFDARALAVDFRSIGFRECLTEVIRYLGVLEGPSSRADPVRIRLLSHLNSYAAEMEPSPSPSGPLAFPAWPWSFFHSCPGLSAPSSQLSILGRAPGPILPSASSLAYPIPALRTTPVRRAAGTILPTRRNLLPSRGASSTRRARPLERPAVPLPMASSGRAGRSSHMAPLLRSSPTPSGVVGSPAYTGIPASKPSSPGPAGRPTGAVLCHSWVSEITEVGAF; translated from the exons ccAGATGGCCAGGCCACTGTCCACCCCCAGCCCTTCACAgatgcaagccaggaagaaacGCAGAGGG ATCATAGAGAAACGGCGTCGGGATCGCATCAACAGCAGCCTTTCTGAATTGCGGCGCTTGGTCCCCACTGCCTTTGAGAAGCAG GGCTCCTCCAAGCTGGAGAAAGCTGAGGTTCTGCAGATGACGGTAGATCACTTGAAAATGCTCCACGCCACAG GATTCTTTGATGCCCGAGCCCTGGCAGTTGACTTCCGGAGCATCGGTTTCCGGGAGTGCCTCACCGAGGTCATCAGGTACCTGGGGGTCCTGGAAGGGCCCAGCAGCCGTGCGGACCCCGTCCGGATTCGCCTTCTCTCCCACCTTAACAGCTATGCGGCGGAGATGGAGCCTTCGCCCTCACCCTCTGGCCCCCTGGCCTTTCCTGCCTGGCCCTGGTCCTTCTTCCACAGCTGCCCAGGGCTGTCAGCCCCAAGCAGCCAGCTTTCCATCTTAGGAAGAGCGCCCGGCCCTATTCTCCCCAGCGCCTCCTCTCTTGCTTATCCCATCCCAGCTCTCCGAACCACTCCTGTGCGCAGAGCCGCTGGCACCATCCTGCCAACCCGGAGGAATTTGCTGCCTAGTCGAGGGGCATCTTCCACCCGGAGGGCCCGCCCTCTGGAGAGGCCAGCTGTCCCTCTGCCTATGGCCTCCAGCGGCAGAGCTGGCAGGAGCAGCCACATGGCACCCCTCCTGCGGTCTTCCCCCACGCCCTCTGGTGTTGTGGGGTCCCCTGCTTACACAGGTATTCCTGCCTCCAAGCCCTCTTCCCCAGGGCCAGCCGGGAGGCCCACAGGAGCTGTGCTCTGCCATTCCTGGGTCTCTGAAATCACAGAAGTCGGGGCTTTCTGA